The bacterium genome contains a region encoding:
- a CDS encoding response regulator transcription factor → MNDRILLIEDEAPIAESVAYSLRAEGFIVETSGDGLSGLSAFRTFSPDLVILDLMLPKLSGLDFCRIVRRESNVPILMLTAKTEEIDRIIGLEMGGDDYLPKPFSIRELIARVNAILRRMQSARDEDQKAFLEVGPIQLDLARRRVTLGGKQVHLPLKQYELLRALMSNKGRVLSREELFRRVWDADAVYDTGSLDVHIRWLREKIEQDPSTPAYIKTVRGVGYKIVCEGED, encoded by the coding sequence ATGAATGACAGGATACTTCTCATAGAAGACGAGGCGCCGATTGCTGAATCGGTGGCCTATTCACTCAGAGCGGAGGGTTTTATTGTCGAAACATCCGGTGACGGACTTTCGGGACTATCCGCGTTTCGTACGTTTTCACCTGATCTAGTCATCCTCGATCTAATGCTGCCCAAGCTTAGTGGGCTTGATTTCTGTAGAATTGTACGCAGGGAATCCAACGTACCGATATTGATGCTGACGGCAAAGACTGAAGAGATCGACAGAATCATCGGTCTGGAGATGGGGGGTGATGATTACCTGCCAAAGCCCTTCAGCATCCGTGAACTGATAGCGCGTGTGAATGCAATTTTGCGGCGCATGCAAAGCGCTCGCGATGAAGATCAGAAGGCATTTTTAGAGGTCGGACCAATCCAGCTTGATCTTGCCAGAAGGCGAGTCACACTAGGTGGAAAGCAGGTGCATCTGCCTTTAAAGCAGTATGAGCTGCTGCGGGCATTGATGTCAAATAAGGGCAGAGTGCTCAGCAGGGAAGAACTGTTCAGGAGGGTCTGGGATGCCGATGCGGTCTATGACACGGGATCGCTTGACGTCCACATACGTTGGCTCAGAGAAAAGATTGAGCAGGACCCCAGCACACCGGCCTATATAAAGACGGTGCGCGGTGTTGGATACAAAATTGTTTGCGAGGGCGAAGATTAA
- a CDS encoding glycerol-3-phosphate dehydrogenase/oxidase — protein MIQDITERRRAIAQLQENMLDLIVAGGGIVGSGIARDAGLRGLDCAIVEQYDIASGTSSKSSRLLHGGLRYLAQGRVELVHEASVEKCIVSKIAPHISAPLGFIFPTYEGPLWDQWALWKLQIGVKIYDILCMGRNLGKSRSLNPKKLTDLLPDIDKNKLTGGVFYYDGLTNDARLVIDTMRSAAKSGVNVLNYCKLISAEPAPEGWHLSLSDSITGETFELKSRCVINATGSWGEQFDQSAISLRPTKGVHLVVDRKRLPVPDAVVVIEGSRILFAIPWGERVILGTTDTDYDGRPEDVAVEQEDVDYIIATIGRAFPTIGLSNKDIIGAWAGLRPLIADKRGRPSDISRSHLIVSQKPGWWDVGGGKLTTYRLMAEQTVDRIEKYLGRQQTKCVTSKQPLLPTDETDGISAIVPPEPSRELVEHFCNNEWAVHLDDVMLRRAGWTYYCTNADEIKQQVAGWMAEILGWDDMHKQEELSNAG, from the coding sequence ATGATACAGGATATCACAGAACGCCGACGCGCAATCGCACAACTACAGGAAAATATGCTTGACCTGATTGTCGCCGGTGGAGGTATCGTCGGATCGGGTATTGCGCGCGACGCCGGACTTAGGGGACTCGACTGCGCAATTGTCGAACAGTATGATATAGCGTCAGGCACAAGCAGCAAATCCAGCCGTCTTCTGCACGGCGGACTGCGATATCTGGCACAGGGACGTGTTGAACTGGTCCATGAGGCCAGTGTGGAAAAGTGCATCGTCAGCAAAATTGCTCCTCACATATCCGCTCCGCTTGGGTTCATTTTTCCTACATACGAGGGACCCTTATGGGATCAGTGGGCGCTCTGGAAACTGCAGATCGGAGTGAAGATATACGATATCCTGTGCATGGGAAGAAATTTGGGCAAATCTCGCTCACTCAACCCTAAAAAACTGACTGACCTGCTGCCTGATATCGACAAAAACAAACTCACCGGCGGTGTATTCTATTATGATGGGCTGACCAATGATGCGCGTCTGGTAATCGATACAATGCGTTCGGCGGCAAAATCAGGCGTAAATGTCCTTAACTACTGCAAGCTCATAAGCGCTGAGCCTGCACCTGAAGGCTGGCATCTATCTCTCTCCGACAGCATCACCGGTGAGACATTTGAGCTGAAAAGTAGATGTGTGATCAATGCTACGGGTTCATGGGGCGAGCAGTTCGATCAAAGCGCAATCAGCCTGCGACCGACAAAGGGTGTCCATCTCGTTGTCGATCGGAAGCGACTGCCGGTTCCAGATGCCGTTGTGGTTATAGAGGGCTCAAGAATACTGTTCGCGATCCCCTGGGGAGAAAGAGTGATCCTTGGAACGACTGACACCGACTATGACGGCAGACCCGAAGATGTGGCTGTCGAGCAGGAAGATGTGGACTATATAATCGCCACGATTGGCCGGGCATTTCCCACAATCGGACTCAGCAACAAAGACATCATCGGCGCATGGGCCGGATTGAGGCCGCTTATTGCCGATAAGAGAGGCAGGCCGTCTGATATTTCGCGCTCGCACCTAATTGTCTCGCAGAAGCCCGGATGGTGGGATGTGGGTGGTGGTAAACTTACAACATATCGGCTTATGGCCGAGCAGACAGTTGATCGAATAGAGAAGTACCTCGGTCGTCAACAAACAAAATGTGTGACTTCCAAACAGCCTCTGCTTCCTACTGATGAAACTGATGGCATAAGCGCAATTGTGCCGCCGGAGCCGTCACGCGAACTGGTCGAACACTTCTGCAATAACGAGTGGGCGGTTCATCTGGACGACGTGATGCTTCGGCGCGCCGGATGGACATACTATTGCACTAATGCGGATGAGATAAAACAGCAGGTCGCTGGTTGGATGGCTGAGATACTCGGTTGGGACGATATGCATAAGCAGGAAGAGCTGTCAAACGCTGGTTAA
- a CDS encoding ATP-binding protein, producing MDTKLFARAKIKLFLPSIIIAVMVTLLATVIIHSAGIHLWVWIVWLVIAVLLILFLCYAYARASAVNAKRKANLAHIIAQIASGSESLSDEDYTLLDEFDTDLVNAVKGLSESVSVLRREKCQRVIVIESMADGVITVDVHGRIMLCNSAACRLCDVSNLRIGMQLEDSDVHPEIIKLSYECMSEKNVLTSEIRLPGWPQRVIGIRAAWYRQANSSEDCALIMLHDLTDVRRHEMNQREFVANVSHELKTPITAVRTSAEALLAGAKNDEDFVDRFLNSIIAESDRLSLLIEDLLDIARRDSGITQTQKTTCSLVEIISRAVRVINPQAVNKNISIEVKVPDDLAGYCDEAQTVQMVRNLVDNAVKYTADGGHVSVEANEHESGFEIMVTDTGIGIPQGELDRIFERFYRVDKARSRRLGGTGLGLAIVKDIADSHGGKIDVRTQLGKGSSFTVTFPGASGE from the coding sequence TTGGATACAAAATTGTTTGCGAGGGCGAAGATTAAGCTCTTTCTTCCAAGTATCATAATTGCGGTAATGGTGACACTTCTGGCGACCGTCATCATACACTCAGCCGGCATTCACTTGTGGGTATGGATTGTGTGGCTGGTAATCGCAGTTCTTCTTATATTATTTCTCTGCTATGCTTATGCGCGTGCTTCGGCTGTGAATGCCAAGCGCAAAGCGAACTTAGCGCATATAATCGCACAAATTGCTTCGGGTTCGGAATCTTTGAGCGATGAAGATTATACTCTGCTTGATGAGTTCGACACCGACCTGGTGAATGCTGTTAAGGGCCTTAGTGAAAGTGTAAGTGTTCTGCGGCGTGAGAAATGCCAGCGTGTGATAGTGATCGAGAGCATGGCTGATGGGGTAATCACAGTCGATGTTCATGGTCGCATTATGCTGTGCAATTCTGCTGCTTGTCGATTGTGCGATGTAAGCAACTTGCGAATCGGGATGCAGTTGGAGGATTCCGACGTACACCCTGAAATAATCAAGCTGTCTTATGAGTGTATGTCCGAAAAGAACGTTCTGACGTCTGAGATCAGGCTTCCTGGTTGGCCGCAGCGAGTCATAGGTATTCGTGCGGCATGGTATCGACAGGCGAATTCGTCGGAGGACTGTGCGCTCATCATGTTGCACGATCTCACTGACGTCCGCCGACATGAGATGAACCAGAGGGAGTTTGTCGCAAATGTCAGCCATGAGTTAAAGACGCCGATCACCGCCGTCAGGACATCCGCCGAGGCACTGCTTGCCGGCGCAAAAAACGATGAAGACTTTGTCGACAGGTTTCTGAACTCCATCATTGCGGAAAGTGACAGATTATCGTTGCTGATTGAGGACTTGCTCGATATTGCCAGGCGGGATTCGGGTATTACACAGACACAGAAGACAACTTGTTCTTTGGTAGAGATTATCAGCCGCGCCGTAAGGGTTATCAATCCGCAGGCCGTAAACAAAAACATATCGATTGAAGTCAAAGTTCCTGATGATCTGGCTGGCTATTGTGATGAAGCGCAGACGGTGCAAATGGTGCGCAACCTTGTGGACAATGCAGTCAAATATACTGCCGATGGCGGACATGTTAGTGTCGAGGCAAATGAGCATGAGTCAGGCTTTGAGATAATGGTCACGGACACCGGCATAGGCATACCGCAGGGTGAGTTGGACAGGATATTCGAGCGGTTCTATCGTGTCGACAAGGCTCGTTCCAGACGTTTGGGCGGCACCGGACTTGGCCTTGCGATAGTAAAGGACATTGCGGACTCTCATGGCGGCAAGATTGACGTGCGAACTCAACTTGGCAAAGGCAGTTCATTCACCGTGACATTTCCCGGCGCCAGTGGAGAGTAA